In the Coffea eugenioides isolate CCC68of unplaced genomic scaffold, Ceug_1.0 ScVebR1_2325;HRSCAF=3333, whole genome shotgun sequence genome, one interval contains:
- the LOC113756433 gene encoding uncharacterized protein LOC113756433, producing the protein MDSKKSNKITEIVRLQQILKKWKKLAAKGTGSSSSISHTGTTSTNNTNSSGGSSNSSKSIKFLKKTLSFSERESSSSLNNGAVSGGSSDVVPKGYLAVCVGEELKRFVIPMEYLGHQAFGILLREAEEEFGFQQEGVLKIPCQVAAFEKILKMMDERRDTPDAFHLHDFGLTTTASGDQLDMDINSNVGYCYSPYHHQPPQMCR; encoded by the coding sequence ATGGATTCAAAGAAGTCTAACAAAATCACAGAAATAGTTAGGCTTCAACAGATTctcaagaaatggaagaagctCGCGGCCAAAGGTACCGGCAGCAGCAGCTCAATAAGCCACACCGGCACCACTAGTACCAACAACACTAACAGCAGTGGCGGCAGCAGTAATAGTAGTAAGAGCATCAAGTTCCTCAAGAAAACACTGTCTTTCTCAGAAAGAGAAAGCAGCAGCTCCCTAAATAACGGTGCGGTCTCGGGTGGCTCCAGCGACGTGGTGCCCAAAGGGTATCTAGCAGTATGCGTTGGAGAAGAGCTCAAGAGATTTGTGATCCCAATGGAGTATCTGGGTCACCAAGCTTTTGGGATTCTACTCAGAGAAGCTGAAGAAGAGTTCGGGTTCCAACAAGAAGGAGTTCTAAAGATCCCTTGCCAAGTTGCTGCGTTTGAGAAGATCCTGAAGATGATGGACGAGAGGAGGGATACGCCGGATGCATTTCACTTGCACGATTTCGGTTTGACTACGACAGCTAGCGGAGATCAACTGGACATGGATATTAATAGCAATGTTGGATATTGTTACTCGCCATACCACCACCAGCCTCCTCAAATGTGCAGATGA